One Pyrococcus furiosus DSM 3638 genomic region harbors:
- a CDS encoding type II toxin-antitoxin system VapC family toxin translates to MRFIDANVFIYAILKPKRELNEKELKIKRVSKEIFNRINGGEEVVTTVVHLSEVANVLEDAANLSFAISFLKDVLIKGNVIVEEVSDRDYMESVLLAEEKGVSINDALAYILMKRKGIEEIYTFDRHFENLDVRIVNS, encoded by the coding sequence ATGAGGTTCATTGATGCAAATGTTTTCATCTACGCAATTTTAAAACCCAAGAGAGAATTAAACGAGAAGGAGCTGAAGATAAAAAGGGTTTCAAAAGAGATATTCAATCGAATAAACGGGGGAGAAGAGGTTGTAACAACGGTGGTGCATTTAAGCGAGGTTGCAAACGTACTGGAGGATGCTGCGAATCTCAGCTTTGCAATCTCTTTCCTGAAAGATGTGTTGATAAAGGGAAACGTTATTGTCGAGGAGGTTAGCGATAGGGATTATATGGAGAGTGTTTTGCTGGCGGAGGAGAAGGGAGTTAGTATCAACGATGCCCTTGCTTATATTTTGATGAAAAGGAAAGGGATAGAGGAGATCTATACTTTTGACAGGCATTTTGAAAACCTGGATGTTAGAATAGTTAATAGTTGA